Below is a genomic region from Deinococcus koreensis.
AGACTCAGCTCGCGCTCGAAGGGCACCAGCCCCTCCAGCACGCAGGGGACACCCCCCATGGACGCCCAGGCGGTCGCCAGTTCCGCCGGCGTGCCCACCCGCGCCTGGCCCCGGCCGTCGTAGCCCAGCTCGCTGGTCTTGAGGATGCCGGCGCCGCCGACCCCCTCCAGCGCCCCCACCAGATCGGCCTCCGATTCGATGGCCACGAAGGGCGCGGTTCGGGCCCCGGCGGCCCGCAGCGCCTCTTTTTCCCGGACGCGGTGCTTGCTGCGCGCGAGCAGGCCCGCGCCCGGCCGCAGCGGCACGCGCCCCTGCAGCGCGGCCAGCGCCTCCACCGGCACGTTCTCGAACTCCAGGGTCACGGCGTCGCACCCGGCCAGGGCGTCCAGGCCCGAGGGGTCGGTGTACGGGGCCTGCAGGTGTTCGGCGCACAGCCGCGCCGGGGCCAGGGGGTCGGGCTCCAGCACGGTCACGCGCACCCCCAGCGGGATCGCCGCCAGCGCCAGCATCTGCGCCAGCTGGCCGCCGCCCAGGATGCCGAGGTGGCCAGAGGGCGTCATTCGGCCCCTGCCGGGGGGTGACCCTCGAAGAAGGGATCGTCCAGCACGGCCCGCGTCTGGGCCTGCCGGAAGGCCTCCAGGGGGGCGCGCACCGCCTCGTCGGTGGTCGCGAGGATCGCGGCGGCGAACAGGGCGGCATTCTTCGCACCCGCCGCGCCGATGGCGAAGGTCGCCACGGGCACCCCGGCGGGCATCTGCACGATGCTCAGCAGGCTGTCCTGGCCCGAGAGGGCGCGCGACTGCACCGGCACCCCCAGCACGGGCACGCGCGTGAAGGCCGCCAGCATCCCCGGCAGGTGCGCCGCGCCGCCCGCCCCTGCGATGATGCAGGCCAGGCCCAGGCGTTCGGCCCTCGCTCCGTAGGACGCCAGCAGCGCCGGGGTGCGGTGGGCGCTGAGCACGCGCACCTCGTAGCCGATGCCCAGGTCACGCAGCACGTCCAGCGCGCCCTGCATGGTCTCGAAGTCGCTGCGGCTGCCCATCACGACGCCCACGTGGGGGGCGGCCCCGAATGCTGGTTCCGTCACGGCCCGCATCCTACCCGGCCGGGCGGGCTTCCGGTGCGCGCGCCACTCCACACGACGGCCCTGAACGCGCTAGCGTTGCCGCGTGACGCCGGACGCCCCCCCCGATTACTCCTGGCTGTTCGGCCGCACCCGCTCGGGCCGGGCGCGCGGGCCGGCCGGGGCTCAGGCCCTGCTGGACACGCTGGGTCGCCCGGACAGGACGTTCCGGGCGGTTCGCGTGATCGGCACCAACGGCAAGGGCAGCACCTGCGCCATGCTGGAAGCCGGGCTGCGGGCCGCCGGCGTCCGCGTGGGCCGGTTTACCAGCCCGCACCTGCGCGACTACGAGGAGCGTATCCGGGTGGACGGCGTGAACCTGAGCCCGGCCCGCACGGCGGCCTTCATCCGCTGGGCCCAGGCGCACGCCCCGGACGCCGCCTTCTTCGACCTGACGCTGGCGCTGGCCTGTCAGGTCTTCGCCGAGGCCGGCGTGGAGGTGGCCGTCATGGAGGCCGGCGTGGGCGGCCGGAGCGACGCCACGCAGGCGCTGGAGAACGTGGTCGCCGTGGCGCTCACGAACGTGGCTCTGGATCACACAGGGGTGCTGGGCGAGACCGTGCAGGCCATCGCCCGCGACAAGGCCGGGGCCGCCCGCGCCGGCGTGCCCCTGCTGACCACAGCCACCGCTGAGGCGCTGGACGTGATCCGCGAGGTGGCCCGGGCGGCGGGGGCGCCGCTCCTGACCCCGCAGACCCACCCCGGCCTCTTCGCGCTGCCGCACCCGCCCGCGTTGCAGGGCGCGCACCAGGCCCAGAACGCCGCCCTGGCGGCCGCGACCCTGCGGACGCTGGGGTACGGCCAGGGGGTGGAGGCCGCGCTGGGAGCCGCCCACCCGGCCCGCCTGGAGCGGGTGAAGGTGCGGGGCCGGGCGGTGCTGATCGACGGCGCGCACAATCCCCACGCCACCCGTGCGCTGGCCGCCGCCGTGCCCCACGCCGACGTCCTGCTGTTCGGCAATCTGGCCCGCAAGGACACCGCCGCCACGCTGGCGCCGCTGCTGCCCGTGGCGCCGCGGCGGGTGTTCACGGCGCCCGGCGACCTCGCCACGCCCCCGGCCGACCTGGCCGCGCGCTGGGGCGGCGAGGCGCTGCCCGACCCCCGGGCGGCGCTGGCCCACGCCCTGGCCCTGACCCCGGCGGGCGGCACCCTGCTGGTCGCGGGCAGCCTCTATCTGGCCGGCACGGTTCGAGAGGCGCTGTCGGAAGAGGTTCCTGGAGGGATCTGAGCCCCCCCCTGAGGAGCAGGTCAAGCGACCCGAAATCTGCAGCGGCCGCCCGCGCACTACCGTGGAGCATGACCTCTGCACTCCAGCTGGCCCGTGCCCTGCTGCGCCGTGACCCTCCGGCCTCTCCCGCCTACCGCGGCGCCCTGATCGGGCTGGCGGCGGGCGCGGCTGGCACCCTGATCATGGGCCAGTACTGGGTGCGGGTGGCGCCCCTGCTGAGTGGCCCGGCCCAGGAGCAGCCGGAGAGCGGCGAGGGGCAGGATGCCGGGCCTCAGGGCGACCAGGACATCATCAGCCCGCTGGGCCAGACCCACGAGAATGGAGAGAGCAGCACGGCCGCGCTGGGCCGGCACCTGTACACGGCCTTGACGCACCGGGTGCCGGAGCCGGGCACCCGCGCGGCCCTGAGCGAAGGGGTGCACTGGGCCATGGGCGTGTTCGGCGGCGCGGCCTACGGCGCCCTGCTGGCCCGGCGTCCGGGGCCGCCGAGTGGTCTGGCAGTGAGCGGCCTGCTGTGGGGCGCCGCCCTCTGGCTGGTCATGGACGAGACCGTGACCCCCCTGCTGGGCCTGCAGGACGGCCCCCGCGCCGGCGACGCCCGTACCCACGGCAACCGCCTGGGCGCGCACCTGGGCTACGGCCTGGGCCTGGGCCTGAGCGCCGCCGCACTGAACCGCGTCCTGCCACGCTGAGCGGCCGGTGGGTGGAACCCTGTCTTCGGCCCTGCCGCCTTGACAGTGTGGGGAGACCCTGCCTATACTCCGCTACGCCCGGTGCGCCGTGTGCTCCCGGATCGTTAGCTCAATTGGCAGAGCAGCTGACTCTTAATCAGCGGGTTGTAGGTTCGATTCCTACACGATCCACCAGTAAAACCCCCGTCCAGTGCGGGGGTTCACTTTTGACCAGGGCGCTGGGCTCAGTCCGTGTGCAGGAAGTCCAGGATCGCCCGGGCCAGTCCCTGCGCGAGACGCTCCCGGTAGGCGGCCGTGGCCAGTTTCGGCCCCTCGACCGGGTGAGTCCCGAAACCCACCTCGACCAGGATGGCCGGGGTGGTGGGGTTGCGGATCACGTAGAAGGCGTCGGTCTGCACACCCCGGTTCACGGCGCCGGTGCTGCTCACCAGACTGCTCTGCACCCGCCGGGCCAGATCACGGCTGAAGGTCAGTTTGGCCTGCGCCAGAATGTCGCCCAGCAGGCTCTGGGCGGTGTTGGCGGCGCGCCGGGTCAGTTCCTCACCCACGCTGCCGCCCCCGTTCTCGGCCACGGCCAGACTGCGGTTCGAGCCGGCCAGCGGCTTGCCGAAGTAGTACGTCTCGATGCCCTGGGCGGAGGCGCCCGCCGCGTTCACGTGGATGCTGACGAACGCGCTGACAGTGCCGTTGCTGGCCATCTTGGAGCGCATGTCCAGATCCCTGCTCTTGCTGGTGCTCAGGTGGCGGTCGCTGGCGCGGGTCATCACCACGTCGACGCCGTGCCTCACCAGCTCCGCGCGGGTACGCAGGGCCACGTCCAGCGTCACGTCCTCCTCCGTGACCCAGCGGCTGCCCATGCCCGGGTCGATGCCGCCGTGCCCGGGGTCGAGCACCACGCGGGGGCGCTGCACGGTGGCCGTGCTGGCGGGGCGCGTGACCGGCCGGGAGGTCGGCCGGGAGACCGGTGCGGAGGGACTCGACGCGGCGACCCGGCTGGCCGCGTCCGTGAGCACGTCGACGATCAGCCGCGCCTTCTGGCCCCCGCTCGCGGGCAGGACGCTGGCCTTGGCCCGGCGGTAGCCCTGGGCGAAGGTCACGGTCACGGTGCCTCCAGCCACGGCGTAGGCGGTGACGCCGGGAGCCTTCAGGGCGCCCTGCTCGGCTTTCAGGGTCAGGGGCAGCCTGACGGTCACGCTCTGGCCGGCGATGCTCACGCTGGGCTGGGCCTTCTGCGCCTGGGCGCCCTGCGGGAGATCGAACACCAGCCGGGTGTAGCCGTCGTGGGTGCCGACCCGGGGCGCCGCCTCCACCGGGGGGGTGAGCAGCGTGAGGAGGAGCAGCGGGAGGGCCAGCACTCGCCCGGAGAGGACTGGCCCCGAGAGGACTGGCCTGGACAGGACGCGCCTGGGCCACGCCGCCGGGCGCCGATCGAGAGGAAGGTCGCCGTTCACTGGGCAGAGTGTACAGCCCCGAATCCTCCGTCTGGATGGGAAGCCGTGAGAAACGCGCCGCGCCACACGGCTCCTGCACGGCACTGGGCGGCCGCCCGTTCCGAGGTGAGCGGCCCCATGTCCGCCGTTTGCCGTCCTGAAGCCAGGGCCGAGCCTCCGGCCTCCTCCGGTCAGGGTCGTGGTTCAGCCGGATACCCCCACCGGGGCTGTCCGGCTGGGCCGCCTGGACGGCGCCGTCCAGCTCCACCTGAAGCCGGTCTGACCGCCCTCCTCACGCCCCTCAGTGGCCCGGACGCTACGGTGGCGCCCATGTCGTTTCCTGCTGTCCGCCGCGCCGTGCTCGCCGCCCTGCTCCTGGGGGCCGCCCAGGCCATCACCTTCGGGGGCCTGACGGTCACGCCGCGCGGGCCGCAGACCCTGAACCTGGAGACCGGGGTCACCGATCTGCCCCAGGGCGGCAGCGCCACCGACAGCCGGGGCGGCCTGAAACTGAGCGCCCAGAGTATGCAGCTCCGGCCCGGGCAGACGCTCCTGGCACGCGGCGCCACCATCACGACCAGACAGGGCGGCACCCTGAAGGCCGCGCAGGTGGTCTACGACCTCAGGGCCGGCACGGTCACGGCGACCGGAGACCTGAGCTACACCGACGCCCGCTTCAGGAACCTGAGCGCGGCCCAGGTGATCCTGCACGTCGGCAGCGGCTTCGTGACGGCCACGGGCAGCGTGAAGGCCAGCGCCCCGGCCCTCAGCGGCGCGGCGCTGGCCTTCGACCTGAGCACCATGCAGGGCGTCCTGACCGGCCCCTATCAGGCGCGGCAGGGCACCCTGAACGCCTCGGGCGGAGCGGGCGAGCGGCTGCTGATGGTGTTCAGCGGCACCCGGGTGATCCGCTCCTCGACCGCTCCGGACGCCGACAGCCTGGCGCGTTTCCTGCCCTACCTGAAATAAGGCCGGCCTGAAGCTGCCTGCCTCAGGCGTTGGGCTTGAGCAGATGGCCCAGGCAATGCCCGTAGGACACGCCCTGGCGGGCATCGATGACCAGATCCTGCACGCTGAACTCCTGCAGCACGCCCAGCATGGCGTCGCGCATGCGGGTGTAGACGGTCGCGCGCGCGTGGCAGCGTTCCTCCTCCACGCAGGGTTCGTGCCAGTTCAGGCTGATGCAGCTCAGGGGCGCCACCGGGCCGTCGATGGCGCGCACCACCTCGCACAGAGAAATCAGCGCCGGCTTGCGGGCCAGCGCGTATCCACCGCCGATGCCCTTCTTGCTCTTGACCACGCCCTTGGCGGTCAGGGCGGCCAGAATCCTGACCAGGTACGGGCGGTGGACGCCGGTCGACTCGCTGATCTCGTCGCTGGACACCCAGCGGGTCAGCTCCTGAGACCCCAGGAAACCCAGGGCCTGGAAGGCGTACACGTCCGTCGCGGAAAGCCGCATGGGCAGAGTCTACCGTGCCCCAGCGGCCCGGCCGCGCCGGGGAGGGGGCGGCGCCCCAGGGCCGGTGTGGCGGCGTAGCATCGGCCCATGCGGCTCAAGGCCTGTCTGAACGGCTCCCGCGAACCCGGCGCCCACCCCCAGCTTCCCCTGACACCCGGGCAGCTGGCGCGGGCCGCCGCCGACGCGGTGGTCGCAGGCGCCCAAGCCCTGCACCTGCATCCGCGCGGCTCCGACGGCCTGGAGAGTCTGCAGGCGGCAGACGTGGCGGCGGCGCTGCGGGCCGTCCGGGCCGCCTGTCCGGGCGTGCCGGTGGGCATCTCCAGCGGCTTCTGGATCCTGCCGGACGTGGCCGCCCAGCTCCGCGCCGCCCAGCGCTGGGGCGAGCTGGAGCAGGCGGGGCGCCCGGACTTCGTGTCGGTGAACGTGCACGAGCCCCACGCCCGGGCGCTGGCCGGCACGCTGCTGCAGAGCGGGATCGGGGTCGAGGCAGGGCTGTGGACGCCCGACGCCGTGGACACCTTCCTGTCGTGGCTGGAACGCCACCGGGCCCTGAGGGTGCTGGTCGAGCTGCCGGACGAACCGGAGGCAGTGACCGCGCCGCAGGCGGCCGCCATGCTGGGGCGGCTGGAGGCGGCGGCGCTGAACCTGCCGACCCTGCTGCACGGCCTGGGCCGCAGCGCCTGGCCGATGGTGAGTGAAGCCGGGCGCCGGGGCCTGAGCACCCGGATCGGCCTGGAGGACACCCTGAGCCTGCCGGACGGGTCTGCGGCGCCGGACAACGCCGGCCTCGTGCGCTCAGCGCTGGCCGTGTTAGCCTCGGCCCGATGACCTTCGCCCAGGCCGTGACCGAGCGCACCCGCCGCCTCCAGACCCGCCTGTGCGTGGGGCTCGACCCGCAACTCGGCCGCTACCGGGACGCCGGTCACTTGCGAACCCACACGCTGGACGTGCTGGAGGCCACCGCGCCCTTTGCCGCCTGCGTGAAGCCGCAGCTGGCCTTCTACGAGGCGCTGGGCCTGGAGGGCCTGCAGATTCTGGAGGAGGTCTGCGCCGCCGCCCGCACCCTGGGCCTGCCGGTGCTGCTGGACGGCAAGCGCGGAGACATCGGCTCCACGGCGCAGGCCTACGCGCAGGGCTGGCTGAGCGGCCGCCACGCGGGCGCCGCGCTGACTGTGAATCCCTTCCTGGGCTTCGAGACCCTGACCCCGTTCGTGGAGACGGCCCGGGCGAACGGCGGCGCCGTGTTCGTGCTGGTCAAGACCAGCAACCCCGGTCAGGCCGACCTGCAGGGCAGCGGCGCCAGCGAGCGGATAGCCGTGGAGGTCGCCCGGCTGAACGCGCCGGAGGGGGCGGGCCGGGAGCCGGAACCCGGATACGCCTCGGTGGGCGCCGTGGTGGGCGCCACCCACCCGCAGGAGCTGGCGCTGTACCGCTCGCTGATGCCGCGCGCGCTGCTGCTGCTGCCGGGGCTGGGGGCCCAGGGCGCCGCTGCGCGTGACCTCGCGGACGCTTTCGATCCGGGTGGCGTGGGCGCGCTCGCCAGCGCCAGCCGGGGCGTGCAGTACGCCGCCGGCCTGGACGTGCAGGCCAGCGTCGCCGCCGCGCGGAGCTTCCGGGACGAGCTGAACAGCGTCCTGGGCTAGCTCGCCCGGAGCCGACCCTCGTGGGTTTAGCCCCGCAGTCCGGCCAGCAGCCGCTCCACGTCGTCCAGGGAGGTGTAGTGCGCGATGCTGGCGCGGATCACACCCTGCGGGTACAGGCCCAGGTCGCTCAGGGGCTGCACGGCGTAGAAGTGCCCGGCGCCGACGTCCACGCCCTGCGCGCTCAGACGGGCGGCGGTGGTGTCGGGCGCCTCGCCGACAATCCGGAAGGCGACGGTGCCCACACGGCCCTCCAGGCTGTGTGGGCCGAACACCGTCACCCGGTCGAGGGCGAGCAGCCCTTCCAGCAGGCGGGCCGCCACGGGCGCCTCCAGTTCGGCGATCCGCGCCGAGGCCCGGACGAGGGCCGCCCGGTTCAGCTCCTCTCCCCCGCCCGACCCGGAGCCGCCCAACACGTCGCCGCCCAGCTCCCGCAGGTAGTCCAGCGTGCCCAGCCAGCCGGCCAGCAGCTCATAGGGCGCGGTACCGTGCTCGATGCCCGTGATGTCGCCTTCCGGGACGAAGCTCAGGCGCGGCCAGGGCAGCTCACCGCGCAGCTCGGGCCTGATCCACAGCGCGCCCAGGTGCGGGCCGAACACCTTGTAGGGGCTGAAGGTCACGAAATCCGCGCCCCAGGCCTGCACGTCCGGAAAGGCGTGCGGCGCGGCGTGTACCGCGTCCACGACCGTCCAGGCGCCGGCCGCGCGCACCTGCGCCGTGATGGCGGGGATGTCCGGGGTCACGCCCAGCACGTTGCTGGCCGCCGTCACCGCCACCAGCCGGGTGCGCGGCGAGAGCAGCGCCGCCAGGTCGTCCGGGTGCAGGCGCATCTCGGGGCGCCGGGCGTGCCACACATGCACCGTCACGCCCTGGCGCTCCAGTTCGCGCCAGGGGCTGGCGTTCGCCTCGTGCTCCAGACCCGAGACGATCACCTCGTCGCCCGGCCCCCACAGGCGGGCGAAGGCGGCGGCCAGCCGGAAGGCCAGCGCGGAGGCGCTCGGCCCCAGCGCCACATCCTCGGGGTTCGCGTTCAGGAACAGCGCCGTGCCCGCACGGGCCTGCGTCTTGAGCCCCAGCACCGCCTGTCCGGGCTGGTGGCTGCTCATGGCGTTGGTCGAGCCGTACCGGGTCAGGTGGGCGGTGACCGCCTCGATGCTGCGGCGGGGCAGCAGGCCGCCGGCCGCGTTGTCCAGGTAGGCGCGGCCCGACTGCAGGGGCGGAAACTGGGCGCGGAGCGGCTCGGCAAGCAGGGTGGGCATGTCCAGCAGCATAGAGCCCACCAGAGCAGGGCGGGCCGCCCCCGGTAAGTGGGGCGGCCCGCTCTGGGAAAGGAAGCGTCAGCTTTCGCGGGTGGTCGGGCTGGTCGGAGCCGTCGGGTCGGACTGGCTCTCCAGCGCGGCCTGACCGGTCTCGTGCGGGCGGCTCGCCAGCGGGTCGATGTGGGGGGTCTCCTTGCTCACGGAATCGAGCAGGATGTCCAGCACGTCGCCGTCGCGGGCGGCCTGCACGGCCTTGTTGGTCACGATCTCGCCGATGTTGAGGATGATCGTGTCGTCGGGCGCCAGGATCACGCGGTTGACCGGGCGGCCCAGGGCGTCCCGCACGCGCTTCTCCTGCATCTCCTGCTGGCGCTCGTCGATGGCGGCGCCGGCCTCCTCGCGCTTGTCGCCCAGCCAGCTCTTGGCCTTGTCGAGCAGGCTGCTCGCGCCCTCGGACACGGAGGCGAGGCCCCCGGCCACGGCGGCGCCGGCGCCCGCACCGGTGGAGGCGCCGCGGGTCGCGGCCAGCAGCTGCGCCTCCACGCCCAGGTGGCGGGCACGCTCCAGGATGGCCGGCGTCACGATCTGCCCCTGGGCCGCGACCAGGCTGCCGCCGGGCGCACGTACGTCGGTCTGCACGCGGCGGCCGATGGCGGCCTCGGGGTCGTTGGGGTCGAGCTGGGCCCGCTCGCGGAGCTGCTGCACCCCGCCGCTGATGGCGCCGCCGGTGGCCGCCGCCGTGAGCGCGGCCAGCTTGCCGGCCTGCTCGGCCCGCTCGGCCTGGTGCTCGGTGACCACGGCGTCCTTCATCACGATGACCTCACCGGTGTCCGTGGCGATCTCGCGGCTGGCGGTCTTGCCCACCACGTAGGCCTTCTGGCGCTCGGCGGTGGCGTCCTTGACGTCCTCGTAGCGCTCCTGTACCCGGTCTTTGACACTGCCGTAGGCCTCGGCCAGGGTGCCGCCGGTGGCGGCCGTCGCCAGCGCGCCCAGCTTGCCCGCCGCCTCGGCCTGGTCGGCCTGCGTGGCCGTGATGGTCTCGCCCTTGTGCACCAGCACGCTGCCGTCGTCCAGGGTCAGGTCGGCGCCGGCCGTCTTGCCCACCGCGAACTCCTTCTGGCGCTCCTTGGTGGCCTCGGCGATGTTCTCGTAGGCGCCCTTGACGCTCTCGGAGGCCGACTGGAAGGCCCCTTTCAGGCCGCCCGGCTCCTGCTCCTGCATCGCGGCCGCCACCGAGATGGGCACGATGGCCGCGTCGGTGCCGATCTGCACGTCGGTGGGCGCCGGCACGAAGGTGCGGCCGCTGCTCAGGTCGGAGAACAGGCCGCCGGTGGCCTCGTAGCCCTCGACCTTGCCCGTCTGCTCGTCGAAATACACGTCGGCGATCTTGCCCAGATCCTGACCGTCGGAGGTCAGCAGGGTCATGCCGATCAGGCTCTGCTTGGCCTCCAGCGCTTCTTTCAGGCGCACGTCGTCGCGGCTGGTGGTGATGTCCTCGGCCGAACCGACCATCACCGCGTCCTCGCCGAAGGAACGGATGGAACCGAACGGCACGGCCTTGGCGGCGCTGAACCAGCCGCCTTCATCAACCAGCAGGGCCAGCACCTGGTTGGCCTGGTGGTCGAACACCACGTCGCGCACGGTGTCGAGCCGCTCGCCGTTGCTCACGGCGACGATGTGCCGGCCGAGAATGTCTTTGCCTTTGATCATGGAAGTGTCTCCTTCGGGAAATCGAAAAATGGATGTCGGAGCCTGCGTCCGGGGCCGGAACCGTGAATCTGCGGGAGCCCCCGGGGGTTCAGCGCCTCAGGAACCCGGCACGGGCAGGGCCCCGACGATCAGATAAAGCCCAGGTCGAGCAGGCCCTGTGGCTTGAGGTACAGGAAATAAGCCAGCAGGAACAGCACGATCAGGATCAGGATGATCAGCCACCAACGGCCCCCACCCCCAGAACTGCCTTTCAATCGCGTCATAGTGCCTCCTTTGGTCAGTCTAGGAAGCCCGGGCCGACGCTCAGCGTGAGAACGCCTTACCCCCACTTGACTGAACCTTGCGGAGGTCTTTAGACAGGCCAGCCTGTAGCGTACAGGGGTGATTCCCAGCCCCCAGCTGCCCTTCCTGCGCGCCGATCCGGCCCCGCCCGCCACCTTCGAGGCCCGGCTGGGCGAGCTGTCCCTGACCGTGCTGGTCGGGGTGACCGGCGTGGGCAAGAGCACGGCGCTCGCGGCCCTGAGCGGCGAGCGCCTGCGCGTCCTGCCGGACCGGCGACGGATCGCGGACGCCGTGATGATCCTGCCGCTGGCCGGCCAGAGCGTGACCGACCGCGAGGAGCGCTTCCGCCTGACCGCCCTGTACCGCCAGACCCACCCCGGCGGCATGGCGCAGGCGCTGGGCTCGCTGGTGGCCGACACCCGCCACTGGGGCCAGCGCCCGGTCTTCGACGGCCTGCGGGGGGAGGCCGAGGTGCGCTACGCGGTTCAGCATTTTCCGGCGTGGCGCTTCGTGGCGCTGGGTGCCCCCGATCTGGTGCGGGTGCGCCGCCTGCTGGGCCGGGCCGACGCCTTCGACCGGGTTCGCGGCGCGGCCCCCGAGACCGACCTGCGCGCCGCGCTCCAGGCGCTGCCGGGCGTGGGGGCGGTGTTTTCCCGGGCCCAGCTGGACGAACTGGCCGGGCTCGCGGGCGCCCACAGCCCGGCCGAGGTGCTGGCGAAAGTGCGGATCGTGGTGAGCGAGCGCCGGCAGTACGATCCGGCCGCCGCCGAGGCGCTGCTGCGGCCCCTGGGTCGCGGGCGCGCGCTGCTGCTCGACACGGTGGAACTCAGCCCGGCCCAGGTGGCCCAGGCCCTGCGGGACTGGGCGTGAGGCCGGGTGGCGAGCCCGTGGAGATCACGCCGCAGCCGTCAGAGATCACGGAGCAGCCATCAGGGATCACCGTGCAGCGGGTCGAGGGCTGGCCCTTCCGCCTGCCGCTGACCTCGGCGCTGGCCTGGGGAGCCCACTCCACCATGAACGCCGCCGAGCACGTGCTGGTGCGCGTGACCCTCTCGGACGGCACGGTGGGAGTCGCGGAAGCCACGCCCCGCCCCACCATCTACGGCGAGACCAGCGCCAGCGTGGTCGCCATCCTGGGGCACCTGGAGGGCGGGCTGCGCGGCCTGGACATCGCGGACGAGGCCGCGCTGAACCGGGTGCGGCACTCGGTGGCGAACAACCACACGGCCCGAGGCGCGCTGGACATGGCCCTCCACGACGCCCGCGCCCGCGCCCGGGGGCTGAGCCTGTTCGACACGCTGCTGGGGCCCCGGGAGCGCGTGCGCGTGAGCTTCATCCTGGGGATCGCCCCGCCCGCCGAGATGCTGGCCGAGGCCGCGCAGGTCGTGGAGGCCGGCGTGCGCTGCCTGAAGGTCAAGGTGGGCCGCGCCTGGGAGCAGGATCTGCGCGTGATCCGCGAGC
It encodes:
- a CDS encoding enolase C-terminal domain-like protein; the encoded protein is MTPQPSEITEQPSGITVQRVEGWPFRLPLTSALAWGAHSTMNAAEHVLVRVTLSDGTVGVAEATPRPTIYGETSASVVAILGHLEGGLRGLDIADEAALNRVRHSVANNHTARGALDMALHDARARARGLSLFDTLLGPRERVRVSFILGIAPPAEMLAEAAQVVEAGVRCLKVKVGRAWEQDLRVIRELRAKYGDAVALYADSNETLTPETAPAVLAALRDAGLLYVEEPLPVRELKARAALHAQGTLPIVADDSVFTPADLERELAFDTFDVLNVKTARNGFTDGRAMLRRAAGQGRLGMVGSQASSGLGTLHAALLSTQAEVTEPCELSFVLKLRGDLLNRPISFHDGWLDVAALRGHEVDPARLSRFRL